A window of the Mucilaginibacter sp. cycad4 genome harbors these coding sequences:
- a CDS encoding glycosyltransferase, with the protein MAHCRVYLFTYKRNELFQRAVKSLLDQTFTSWICEVHNDCPDDPFPGEFISSLNDQRFIMKTHTENLGAVASFNLAFAGCNEPYASILEDDNWWEPHFLKEMTAVMDNDPKIKVSWSNMALWREEQGNLWTDTRQTIWPDKQSQLFEWPQVRQTLGALHSNGAMLYRGQHASKYLVPPGILFNAVELIRERSFEHPIYLHGKPLANFAITLATARNSDPYSWIATQTMLVASFMAASPDKKKTMKESLAYHRAQRPVPTASFFLANMLILKNKGLYKCFTITDWLHFGKWLLGNGRQLNYIKRYIASQSDTYRFLLKQTGLRYREAEQNTRN; encoded by the coding sequence ATGGCGCATTGCCGTGTTTACCTGTTTACTTATAAAAGAAACGAACTTTTCCAACGCGCTGTAAAAAGCTTGCTTGACCAAACATTCACCAGCTGGATTTGCGAAGTACATAATGATTGTCCCGACGATCCATTTCCGGGGGAGTTTATATCGTCCTTAAACGACCAGCGTTTTATCATGAAAACCCACACCGAAAACCTTGGTGCTGTCGCCAGCTTTAACCTCGCGTTTGCCGGTTGCAATGAGCCATACGCCAGTATCTTAGAAGACGACAACTGGTGGGAGCCGCACTTTTTGAAAGAGATGACAGCAGTTATGGATAACGACCCAAAGATAAAAGTTTCCTGGAGCAACATGGCGCTATGGCGCGAAGAACAGGGCAACCTTTGGACAGATACGCGTCAGACTATCTGGCCGGATAAGCAATCGCAACTTTTTGAATGGCCGCAAGTCAGGCAAACCTTGGGTGCTTTGCACTCGAACGGAGCTATGTTATACCGCGGGCAGCATGCATCAAAGTACCTCGTGCCACCTGGTATATTATTCAACGCCGTCGAGCTAATCAGGGAGCGTTCGTTTGAGCATCCTATTTATCTGCATGGGAAACCACTGGCTAATTTTGCCATTACACTGGCTACAGCCCGCAACAGCGATCCTTATAGCTGGATTGCTACGCAGACCATGCTGGTAGCAAGCTTCATGGCGGCATCGCCTGACAAAAAGAAAACCATGAAGGAAAGCCTTGCATACCATCGGGCACAAAGACCCGTCCCCACAGCCTCCTTTTTTCTTGCCAATATGCTTATCCTGAAGAACAAGGGGCTGTATAAATGCTTTACGATTACCGACTGGTTACATTTTGGCAAATGGTTGCTTGGCAATGGCCGTCAATTAAATTACATTAAACGATATATCGCATCGCAATCAGATACCTACCGCTTCCTTCTTAAACAAACCGGGCTGCGATACCGGGAGGCTGAACAAAACACACGAAATTGA
- a CDS encoding glycosyltransferase family 4 protein, with amino-acid sequence MKIALIVNPLIAVPPEQYGGIERIVFMLIRELKKSGHDVTLYANEYSQPGCKLIGYRESAHYGAKDLVKINRLTSKIAFQHFDLVHTFGRMSNIALLMFSRIPKIVSYQLPPTISQVKKAVSIAHENSLRFTACSKYIANQITAFADVTTIYNGVDIKDYDFNADVAEGAPLTFLGRIQQEKGTAIAINAAKKTNQKLVIAGNVPNEPKHQQYFNEQVKPYIDGEQIKYIGPVNNSQKNHLLRNSKAFLMPVTWDEPFGIVMAEALACGTPVIGFNRGAVPEVVTNGSNGFVCATEADMQTAINNIDGISRATCRQVAEQKFSAGVLAKQYEELYRLATGKN; translated from the coding sequence TTGAAAATAGCCCTTATCGTAAACCCGCTGATCGCTGTACCACCTGAGCAATACGGTGGTATTGAGCGCATTGTTTTTATGCTGATCCGGGAGCTTAAAAAAAGCGGACATGATGTCACCTTATACGCCAATGAATATTCGCAACCCGGCTGTAAACTCATCGGTTACCGGGAATCGGCTCATTACGGCGCTAAAGATCTGGTAAAGATCAACCGGCTCACGTCAAAAATTGCTTTTCAGCATTTTGATCTTGTACATACCTTCGGCCGAATGAGCAATATCGCATTGCTGATGTTCAGCCGAATCCCCAAGATTGTATCCTATCAATTACCGCCAACCATATCGCAGGTAAAAAAGGCGGTCAGTATCGCTCATGAAAATTCATTGAGATTTACGGCATGCAGCAAGTACATCGCTAACCAGATCACTGCTTTTGCTGATGTAACTACCATTTACAACGGGGTTGACATTAAAGACTATGATTTCAATGCCGATGTTGCAGAGGGCGCCCCTCTTACTTTTCTAGGACGCATTCAACAGGAAAAAGGGACAGCTATTGCCATAAATGCAGCAAAAAAAACAAACCAAAAGCTGGTGATAGCTGGCAATGTGCCTAATGAGCCAAAACACCAGCAATACTTTAACGAGCAGGTAAAACCATACATCGACGGAGAGCAGATCAAGTACATAGGCCCGGTTAATAACAGCCAGAAAAATCACTTGCTCCGTAACTCCAAAGCTTTCCTGATGCCGGTAACCTGGGATGAGCCCTTCGGCATTGTAATGGCCGAAGCCCTGGCCTGCGGTACACCCGTTATCGGTTTTAATCGCGGCGCCGTGCCGGAAGTGGTAACCAATGGATCAAACGGTTTTGTCTGCGCTACCGAAGCTGACATGCAAACAGCAATCAATAACATTGATGGCATCAGCAGGGCAACGTGCCGGCAGGTTGCCGAACAAAAATTCAGTGCCGGGGTGTTGGCCAAACAATACGAGGAATTATACAGACTGGCAACAGGCAAAAATTGA
- a CDS encoding glycosyltransferase, with amino-acid sequence MNKKLLVISPYFPPVNAADMQRVRMSLPYFASCGWDAEVVTIDEQHADLAKDKLLLQSISPDLKVHKVKALSKTLTSKIGLGSIAIRSLWYYRKTVNRLLTNNKFDLIYFSTTQFPVCTLGAYWKKRFGVPYVIDMQDPWHSDYYINKPKSEQPPKYWFAYRLNKYLEPIAIKNADGLISVSSAYIDDLKSRYPVIQHIPAATITFGAFEPDLQIANNNQKLFPSLLDEHSINVVYIGRGGKDMHKAISPVFEALQTGLKKNSGQCTKIKLCFIGTSYAPAGQGKATILPLAEQYGIADHVVEITDRISYYQTLLTLQQADALFIPGSDDPKYTASKIFPYLLAKKPVLAIFNAASSAIPIMQQYGVHHVYSYDNITSENVFTFFEQLTQGGLKPVEYNPDALKNYSAREMTLAQCHLFDRVIYECH; translated from the coding sequence TTGAATAAAAAGCTGCTTGTCATTTCGCCCTACTTCCCACCGGTAAATGCGGCGGATATGCAGCGCGTGAGGATGAGCCTCCCCTATTTTGCATCTTGTGGCTGGGATGCCGAGGTAGTTACCATTGATGAGCAACATGCCGACCTGGCGAAGGATAAATTATTGCTGCAAAGCATATCTCCGGATCTTAAAGTTCATAAAGTAAAAGCATTGAGCAAAACGCTCACTTCAAAAATCGGGTTGGGTAGTATCGCTATCCGCTCGCTATGGTATTACCGCAAAACAGTTAACCGCTTGCTGACGAACAACAAATTCGATCTCATCTATTTTTCAACGACCCAGTTCCCGGTTTGTACCTTGGGCGCCTACTGGAAAAAACGTTTCGGGGTTCCCTATGTTATCGATATGCAGGACCCCTGGCATTCCGATTATTACATCAACAAGCCCAAAAGCGAACAGCCCCCGAAATATTGGTTCGCCTATCGCTTAAACAAATACCTGGAACCCATCGCCATAAAAAATGCAGACGGACTGATCAGTGTATCATCTGCCTATATCGATGATCTCAAATCCCGATATCCTGTAATTCAGCATATCCCGGCAGCAACCATAACTTTCGGTGCTTTCGAGCCGGATTTGCAAATAGCGAACAACAATCAAAAGCTTTTTCCCAGTTTGCTTGACGAGCACTCAATCAATGTCGTATATATCGGCCGGGGTGGTAAGGATATGCACAAGGCCATCAGCCCGGTGTTTGAAGCATTGCAAACCGGGTTAAAGAAAAACAGCGGGCAATGCACTAAAATAAAACTCTGCTTCATCGGTACCAGCTACGCCCCTGCCGGGCAGGGAAAAGCAACGATACTGCCTTTGGCCGAACAATATGGCATTGCGGACCATGTCGTTGAAATAACCGACAGGATCAGCTACTACCAAACATTGCTCACACTGCAACAAGCCGATGCACTATTTATCCCGGGATCTGACGATCCAAAATATACGGCATCAAAAATATTTCCCTACCTGCTCGCAAAAAAACCGGTGTTGGCCATATTTAATGCTGCCAGCTCTGCAATACCCATTATGCAGCAATATGGTGTACACCACGTTTATAGCTACGATAATATTACTTCTGAAAACGTATTTACATTTTTTGAGCAATTGACACAAGGCGGTCTAAAACCGGTTGAATATAATCCTGATGCCCTAAAAAACTACTCAGCACGGGAAATGACGCTGGCGCAGTGCCACTTATTTGATAGAGTTATTTATGAATGCCATTAA
- a CDS encoding FkbM family methyltransferase → MNAIKRTLGFILSHPLGKKHPVKAIWRFVWWQVQSRLSKSKFIVKPFIGDVRFYAAKRLSGITGNIYTGLHEFHDMAFLLHFLKPGDTFFDIGANVGSYTLLASGITKANSVTLEPVKATFDILSRNIMLNNLQDKVKLINAGAGAAAGMIKFSADEDTGNHVVSEDETGKKTVEVPLITIDSLPDEYQPMLIKIDVEGFETEVLKGMTTILDSPALKAIIIELNGSGARYGFKDIDIHNLLLSKSFNAYYYDPFKRQLKSAPSYGTHNTIYCRDLSFVRDRVENAGAFKIMGESI, encoded by the coding sequence ATGAATGCCATTAAACGAACACTCGGTTTTATTTTGAGCCATCCTTTAGGAAAAAAACACCCTGTAAAAGCAATATGGCGGTTTGTATGGTGGCAGGTCCAGTCCAGGCTTTCAAAATCTAAATTTATTGTAAAGCCTTTTATTGGAGATGTCAGATTTTATGCAGCAAAGAGACTAAGCGGCATTACCGGTAATATATACACCGGTTTGCATGAATTTCATGACATGGCCTTTCTGCTTCATTTTTTAAAGCCGGGCGATACCTTTTTTGATATCGGCGCAAATGTTGGTTCATACACCTTACTGGCCTCCGGTATCACCAAAGCCAACAGTGTTACATTGGAGCCCGTCAAAGCAACTTTCGATATTTTAAGCCGTAATATCATGCTTAATAACTTGCAGGATAAAGTAAAACTCATTAACGCAGGCGCAGGTGCGGCAGCAGGCATGATCAAATTTTCGGCAGATGAAGATACCGGGAACCATGTCGTTTCTGAGGATGAAACAGGCAAAAAAACTGTTGAGGTGCCCCTGATCACCATTGATTCGTTACCGGACGAATACCAACCCATGCTTATCAAAATAGACGTTGAAGGCTTCGAAACTGAAGTATTGAAGGGCATGACCACCATATTGGATTCGCCGGCATTGAAAGCCATCATTATCGAGTTAAATGGCAGCGGTGCACGTTATGGATTCAAAGATATTGACATCCATAACCTACTGCTATCCAAAAGCTTTAATGCATACTATTACGATCCGTTTAAAAGGCAACTAAAAAGCGCCCCTTCCTATGGCACGCACAATACGATTTATTGCCGCGATCTTTCTTTTGTCAGGGACCGGGTTGAAAACGCAGGAGCTTTCAAAATTATGGGCGAAAGTATTTAA
- a CDS encoding glycosyltransferase family 4 protein — protein sequence MKKLAVVITHPIQYYAPVFKLLHERRQIAVRVFYTWGEGGAEKFDPGFGKNIRWDIPLLEGYPYEWVKNISADPGSHHSKGIDNPDLISRINTWQPDTILVYGWFYKSHLKILKYFKGKVSVIFRGDSTLLDDTGGVKSLLRSLFLRRVYANIDYALYTGSNNKAYFKKCGLNETQLFFAPHAIDNDRFAADRTNEAAALRYQLGVAEDEKLLLFAGKFESKKDPLLLLEAFIDVKQPGTHLLLAGNGILETELKTKASRHKSVHFIDFQNQHHMPVVYQACDIFCLPSKGPGETWGLAVNEAMACSKTILISNKVGAGTDLVKDYKNGLIFNAGDLTDLKSKLKTLLLYNKTALFTMGQQSGEIIKGWSFGKQVEAIEQLVLSQ from the coding sequence ATGAAGAAACTGGCCGTTGTAATCACCCACCCCATACAGTACTATGCCCCGGTATTTAAGCTGCTGCATGAACGGCGGCAAATTGCTGTCCGGGTATTTTACACCTGGGGCGAGGGGGGAGCAGAAAAGTTTGATCCCGGTTTTGGCAAAAACATCCGCTGGGATATTCCCTTGCTTGAGGGCTATCCATATGAATGGGTGAAAAATATTTCGGCCGATCCGGGCTCGCATCATTCAAAAGGGATTGATAACCCTGATCTTATCAGCCGGATAAATACCTGGCAGCCTGACACTATATTGGTGTATGGCTGGTTTTATAAAAGCCACCTCAAAATCCTTAAATATTTTAAAGGCAAAGTATCCGTCATTTTCCGGGGCGATTCAACGTTACTTGACGATACCGGCGGGGTTAAATCATTATTGCGAAGCCTGTTTTTAAGGCGGGTTTACGCAAATATTGATTATGCGCTGTACACCGGTTCAAACAATAAGGCCTATTTTAAAAAATGCGGCTTAAACGAAACGCAATTATTTTTTGCACCGCATGCCATAGATAATGACCGCTTCGCTGCTGACAGGACCAACGAAGCCGCTGCTCTGCGCTATCAATTAGGCGTAGCTGAAGATGAAAAGCTCCTCCTTTTCGCAGGCAAGTTTGAAAGTAAAAAAGACCCATTGTTACTGCTTGAGGCATTTATTGATGTAAAGCAGCCTGGTACTCACCTGCTGCTTGCAGGAAATGGTATTTTAGAGACAGAACTAAAAACCAAGGCCAGCCGGCACAAAAGCGTGCACTTTATTGATTTCCAAAACCAGCATCATATGCCAGTAGTTTACCAGGCATGCGATATTTTTTGCCTGCCCTCAAAAGGCCCGGGTGAAACCTGGGGGCTGGCTGTAAATGAAGCTATGGCCTGCAGCAAAACCATACTGATATCAAATAAGGTCGGCGCGGGCACCGATCTGGTAAAGGATTACAAAAACGGCCTGATCTTTAATGCCGGCGACCTTACCGATCTAAAAAGCAAGCTAAAAACATTGCTTCTGTATAATAAAACCGCTTTATTTACAATGGGACAGCAGTCCGGGGAAATTATCAAAGGGTGGAGCTTTGGCAAGCAGGTTGAAGCGATAGAACAACTGGTGCTGAGTCAATAG
- a CDS encoding exosortase Y-associated Wzy-like protein — protein sequence MQQSKSIERYIVLFIPWLLALTCKSDNILSYFVAWGGSFFIFLITLTGWVRPIPNDRPMAEQLMRPLFIIQIIFAGYMCCTSIFYFMNTIGYENFRHVFIHTLNDKDTLSLIARCQRYYCLAHASFVAGLLIFMNYPVAKKYYIETEKLANLLMMAAIISFPLSLLFITIPGLSQFYYQFSSLSFIAGTLALAFAIPLKKAGNTLICFLLYAFNFYQALTSGFKEPIIISVLVLGIFLYPTYKTLVTLTFVPIILLLFTVLPTYNHIFRANAWNGETNSDEASQLALDAALNGDNSDVQDTNWDFLVYRLSEIDMFTRFVQSTPKNVGFYGLDLVKQSAIALVPRAIWPSKPITEDLVMQRVYDAGVVNRNSTVSAKPAYIVDAYLSGGDFGIFIFLFAYGALAQLIAVKAEKLFGGYILGTALIFSGLFQIMWRGISFEFLFNTVFWSYISMLVIHKVLISSKILKEV from the coding sequence ATGCAGCAAAGCAAATCGATAGAGCGGTATATTGTATTGTTTATACCATGGTTGTTGGCACTGACCTGTAAAAGTGATAACATATTATCCTATTTTGTGGCGTGGGGCGGTTCATTTTTTATATTCCTGATTACGCTTACCGGCTGGGTGCGCCCGATCCCCAATGATCGTCCCATGGCCGAGCAACTGATGAGGCCTTTATTTATCATCCAGATCATTTTTGCGGGATACATGTGCTGCACATCGATCTTTTATTTTATGAATACCATCGGCTATGAAAATTTCAGGCACGTATTTATTCATACACTGAATGACAAGGACACCTTAAGCCTGATTGCTCGGTGTCAGCGTTATTACTGCCTGGCACATGCTTCCTTTGTCGCGGGCTTACTCATTTTCATGAACTATCCGGTGGCAAAAAAATATTATATAGAAACCGAAAAGCTGGCCAATCTGCTCATGATGGCAGCAATTATCAGCTTTCCGTTATCGCTGCTGTTTATCACAATTCCGGGCCTGTCGCAATTTTATTACCAGTTTAGCTCGCTAAGCTTTATTGCCGGCACTTTGGCCCTGGCGTTTGCCATACCTTTAAAAAAAGCAGGCAATACACTCATCTGTTTTTTACTGTATGCCTTTAACTTCTACCAGGCCCTTACGTCAGGGTTTAAAGAACCGATCATTATCAGCGTACTGGTTTTGGGCATCTTTCTGTATCCTACTTATAAAACACTGGTAACCCTTACCTTCGTTCCTATTATCCTCTTGTTGTTTACTGTGTTGCCAACCTATAACCATATTTTTAGGGCCAACGCCTGGAATGGAGAGACCAACAGCGACGAAGCTTCGCAACTGGCACTCGATGCAGCGCTGAATGGCGATAACAGTGATGTTCAGGATACCAACTGGGATTTCCTGGTATACCGCTTAAGCGAGATCGATATGTTTACCCGCTTTGTGCAGTCGACACCTAAAAATGTTGGTTTTTATGGTCTGGATCTTGTTAAACAATCGGCTATCGCTTTGGTACCAAGAGCAATATGGCCTTCTAAACCGATTACCGAAGACCTGGTCATGCAACGCGTTTATGATGCCGGGGTGGTTAACCGCAATTCAACCGTATCAGCCAAACCCGCTTATATTGTGGATGCCTATCTTTCAGGAGGCGATTTCGGGATTTTCATCTTCCTTTTTGCTTACGGCGCCCTCGCGCAGCTCATAGCCGTCAAAGCCGAAAAACTTTTTGGAGGATATATCTTAGGCACCGCACTTATATTTTCGGGCCTGTTCCAGATCATGTGGCGGGGCATCAGCTTTGAGTTTTTGTTCAACACCGTTTTCTGGAGCTATATCAGTATGCTGGTTATTCATAAGGTATTGATAAGCTCCAAAATTTTAAAAGAGGTTTGA
- a CDS encoding class I SAM-dependent methyltransferase, which translates to MSAYKDYDYPDASPCHVFKELEKPLMSLLNKDINSSILDLGCGNGHLVNYLLARGFNAYGIDASKPGIAIADKINPGRFFVHDLSIEGLPEPLRAMQFNTIISTEVIEHLYDPYAFIRLCRDVLSESKGELIISTPYHGYLKNLFLSILNKWDNHISPLWQGGHIKFWSVKTLTQILNEHGFEVTAFRGCGRFSYFWMTMIIKAKLK; encoded by the coding sequence ATGAGCGCTTATAAAGATTACGATTATCCTGATGCAAGTCCCTGCCATGTATTTAAGGAGCTCGAGAAACCGCTTATGTCGTTATTAAATAAAGATATCAACAGCAGTATCCTTGATCTTGGCTGCGGCAACGGTCACCTGGTAAATTATTTATTGGCCAGGGGATTTAACGCTTACGGTATCGATGCATCCAAACCAGGCATTGCCATTGCCGATAAAATAAATCCCGGCAGGTTTTTCGTTCATGATCTTTCGATTGAAGGGTTACCGGAGCCATTAAGAGCTATGCAGTTTAATACCATTATATCAACTGAGGTTATTGAGCACTTGTACGACCCCTACGCGTTTATACGCCTTTGCCGCGATGTTTTAAGTGAATCAAAAGGAGAGCTCATCATCTCAACGCCATATCATGGTTATTTAAAAAATCTGTTTTTGAGTATTTTAAATAAATGGGATAACCATATCAGCCCTTTATGGCAGGGCGGGCATATCAAATTCTGGTCGGTTAAAACGCTTACGCAAATCCTCAACGAACACGGGTTTGAGGTAACCGCATTCAGGGGCTGTGGCAGGTTTTCTTATTTTTGGATGACCATGATCATTAAAGCAAAACTCAAGTGA
- a CDS encoding glycosyltransferase family 2 protein, producing MSESLDIIILTFNEEKNIGDCLQNAAALKGNIYIVDSGSTDNTLDICQRYTQNIFSHPFENYAAQRNWALDNLPLTGTWVLNLDADHRVTPELAAQLNDIFSTPVNTETNGFLISRRTIFMGEWIKHGGHYPAYHANLFRQGFGRCEEKLYDQHFKVTGKTQVLKTDIIDVITDSLTSFIARHNHWATLEAQYLVEQQNAPIVDNNSKLVHPRLFGNPMERRRYMKKRYESFPLFVRPVIYFIIRYFIKLGFLDGKTGLVFHFLQGFWFRFLIDAKIYELRKESKK from the coding sequence GTGAGCGAAAGCCTGGATATTATTATCTTAACTTTTAACGAGGAAAAGAACATCGGCGACTGTCTGCAAAACGCGGCGGCGCTTAAGGGCAATATCTATATTGTTGATTCAGGTTCAACAGATAACACCCTGGACATTTGCCAAAGGTACACGCAAAACATCTTCAGTCATCCGTTTGAAAATTATGCAGCCCAGCGTAACTGGGCTTTGGATAACCTGCCTTTAACAGGTACCTGGGTACTTAACCTTGACGCCGATCACCGGGTAACACCAGAGCTTGCAGCGCAGCTCAATGATATTTTCAGCACACCGGTCAATACCGAAACTAACGGCTTCCTGATCAGCAGGCGTACTATATTTATGGGTGAATGGATTAAGCATGGCGGTCACTATCCTGCCTATCACGCCAACTTGTTTAGGCAGGGTTTCGGGCGCTGCGAGGAAAAGCTCTACGATCAACATTTTAAGGTTACCGGCAAAACACAGGTGCTTAAAACCGACATTATTGATGTGATAACCGATTCGCTTACCAGCTTCATTGCCCGGCATAACCACTGGGCAACCCTGGAAGCGCAATACCTGGTTGAGCAGCAAAATGCTCCGATTGTTGATAATAACAGCAAGCTGGTACATCCGCGATTATTTGGTAACCCGATGGAACGCCGCCGGTATATGAAAAAGCGATACGAGTCGTTTCCTTTATTCGTAAGGCCCGTAATTTACTTTATCATAAGATACTTTATAAAATTGGGATTTTTAGATGGAAAAACCGGGCTGGTATTCCATTTTTTACAAGGTTTTTGGTTCAGGTTTCTGATTGATGCTAAAATTTATGAGTTACGAAAGGAGAGCAAAAAATAA
- the xrtY gene encoding exosortase Y — translation MKQPAFLNNPAIRFMLLFVPLFAIFYSFNIFFFGITSPGGNYNAFLAEHLNYIAALRQVLLDCSVMILKWLGYAAIDNNFELLVAGKGTLAIVYSCLGLGLISFFSAFVLAYPSPLRSKLVFLISGILVIEFLNVMRFVLLAIFWSKKANRIVDHHTIFNILLYIIIAVSLYIWIKRNDKLTGTDVQN, via the coding sequence ATGAAACAGCCTGCTTTTTTAAATAACCCGGCAATACGGTTCATGCTGCTGTTTGTACCGCTGTTTGCTATTTTTTACAGCTTTAATATCTTCTTTTTTGGCATTACCAGTCCCGGCGGAAATTATAACGCTTTTTTAGCCGAACACCTAAATTATATTGCGGCTTTGAGACAAGTTTTATTGGATTGCAGTGTCATGATCCTGAAGTGGCTTGGCTATGCTGCCATCGATAATAATTTTGAGTTATTGGTTGCAGGTAAAGGAACACTGGCTATTGTATATAGTTGCCTTGGTTTGGGATTGATCAGCTTCTTTTCGGCTTTTGTGCTGGCCTACCCGTCCCCGTTGCGGTCAAAATTGGTATTCCTGATCTCTGGCATTTTAGTTATCGAATTTTTAAATGTGATGCGTTTTGTTTTGCTGGCCATCTTCTGGTCGAAAAAGGCAAACAGGATAGTTGATCATCATACCATTTTTAATATACTTCTTTACATTATTATAGCGGTTAGCCTGTATATTTGGATTAAACGTAATGATAAGCTTACCGGCACTGATGTCCAGAACTGA
- a CDS encoding WcaF family extracellular polysaccharide biosynthesis acetyltransferase, translating to MSRTDLSTYNNHPYHPGGSALKRILWYYFNTVFFKTSIIPSSGFKVFFLKLFGARIGKNVTIKPCVNIKYPWNLHIGDESWIGENVWVDSLVLIHIGAHVCLSQGAVLLTGNHDYKKTSFDLITKGIILEDGVWICAGAMVTPGITAASHAVLTSGSIATKNLEAYGIYQGNPAVKIREREIG from the coding sequence ATGTCCAGAACTGATCTTTCAACTTATAATAATCATCCTTATCATCCTGGCGGCAGTGCTTTAAAACGTATTTTATGGTACTACTTTAATACTGTATTCTTTAAAACAAGCATTATACCGTCAAGTGGGTTCAAAGTATTTTTCCTGAAGCTATTTGGTGCCAGGATAGGTAAAAACGTAACTATCAAACCCTGTGTAAATATCAAATATCCCTGGAACCTACATATAGGCGATGAAAGCTGGATAGGCGAAAATGTATGGGTAGATAGTTTGGTGCTTATCCATATTGGTGCCCATGTGTGCCTGTCGCAGGGAGCTGTGTTGTTAACCGGAAATCACGATTACAAAAAAACATCCTTTGATTTGATAACCAAAGGCATAATTTTGGAAGATGGCGTGTGGATCTGTGCCGGGGCTATGGTAACCCCGGGCATAACGGCCGCCTCGCACGCTGTATTAACCAGCGGCTCCATCGCCACAAAAAACCTGGAAGCCTACGGCATTTACCAGGGAAACCCCGCGGTAAAGATCCGGGAACGGGAAATCGGTTAA
- a CDS encoding transposase, translated as MVIKIPPAPKKTKHFTYFIGIDISKNKLDYAVYLEKKFISHTVTANEKAAILEFVGRLKEAPSFKMSKAVFCMENTGIYGNHLLNTLAKLKANIIQEHPLRIKRSMGVSHGKDDKLDAMRIADYAWKNRTELKLWTPKRPIIIELADLMASRNRLSTISQMLKTPQKEKMAFISKTAHKKLANICKDSIAAITKDFLAIEEQMKLLISLDPYLQRLLEVITSVPFIGFITAVNIIICTNEYKDITSPKKFACYAGIAPFPNESGMMTRRKRVSPMANKKMKSLLHLCAVGAGTRNEELKIYYSRKVAEGKHKRSIINAIRYKLVLRVFACLKQDRLFTKDYQHPEATVKKEDVLPHEAFRIDSQAG; from the coding sequence ATGGTAATCAAGATACCCCCAGCTCCAAAAAAGACAAAACATTTTACCTATTTTATTGGAATAGATATTTCTAAGAACAAGCTTGACTACGCAGTATATCTGGAAAAGAAGTTTATATCCCATACGGTGACTGCAAACGAAAAAGCGGCAATTCTAGAATTCGTCGGCCGCCTTAAAGAGGCCCCGTCATTTAAAATGTCTAAAGCGGTCTTTTGCATGGAAAACACGGGCATTTATGGGAATCATTTGTTAAATACCCTCGCAAAGCTAAAAGCAAACATTATCCAGGAGCATCCTTTAAGAATTAAGAGATCCATGGGAGTATCTCACGGGAAAGACGATAAACTGGATGCCATGCGGATCGCTGATTACGCCTGGAAAAACAGGACAGAGTTAAAACTATGGACTCCGAAAAGACCAATTATCATTGAGCTTGCTGATCTAATGGCATCCAGAAACCGGCTATCCACGATCTCTCAAATGCTGAAAACCCCGCAAAAGGAGAAAATGGCTTTTATCAGCAAGACGGCGCACAAGAAACTTGCAAATATTTGCAAAGACAGTATAGCGGCTATCACAAAGGATTTTTTAGCTATCGAAGAGCAGATGAAATTACTGATCAGCCTGGATCCCTATTTACAAAGGTTATTGGAAGTCATCACATCAGTTCCTTTTATCGGATTCATCACAGCCGTTAACATCATCATTTGTACCAATGAATATAAGGATATTACTTCTCCAAAAAAGTTTGCCTGCTATGCAGGCATAGCGCCATTTCCTAACGAATCAGGTATGATGACCAGACGTAAACGGGTATCTCCGATGGCTAATAAAAAAATGAAATCATTATTGCATCTCTGCGCGGTGGGCGCCGGCACCCGCAACGAAGAACTTAAAATTTACTACAGCCGAAAAGTTGCAGAGGGAAAACATAAAAGATCAATTATCAATGCAATACGATACAAACTGGTATTAAGGGTATTCGCATGCCTGAAACAGGACCGGCTTTTCACTAAAGATTATCAGCACCCTGAAGCAACAGTGAAAAAGGAGGACGTTCTTCCGCACGAAGCTTTCCGAATCGACAGCCAAGCTGGTTAA